A region of Sporolituus thermophilus DSM 23256 DNA encodes the following proteins:
- a CDS encoding AbrB/MazE/SpoVT family DNA-binding domain-containing protein: MFLAKISGKGQLTLPSEIRRKYNIGKASYVRIIQLEDGVKLVPVSQGGIASLKGVVKVDGEQDFEAIRKQVMEVKLEGQA; encoded by the coding sequence ATGTTTCTTGCTAAAATATCGGGAAAGGGTCAGCTTACCTTGCCTAGCGAGATTAGGCGAAAATATAACATTGGCAAAGCAAGCTATGTTCGTATTATCCAGCTTGAAGACGGCGTTAAACTGGTTCCGGTTAGTCAAGGAGGGATAGCTTCTTTGAAAGGTGTTGTTAAGGTGGACGGTGAACAGGATTTTGAGGCCATTCGCAAACAGGTGATGGAGGTCAAACTAGAGGGTCAGGCTTGA
- a CDS encoding PIN domain-containing protein, with translation MTGVKNLVIDANIILRAVLNDVPDQASKVFNLLQRAEAGEIVLLVPVPVISDVIYVLSGMKVPKEEIVATVRDWFNLPGVLPLGIEASVVHTSLDLFWGKNIKWSDALIAARMLEWGYTTICTFDHHFTRIPGITRVTP, from the coding sequence GTGACCGGCGTAAAGAACTTGGTTATTGATGCCAATATCATCCTGCGGGCGGTTTTAAATGATGTCCCGGACCAGGCTAGTAAGGTCTTTAACCTCCTGCAAAGAGCCGAAGCCGGTGAGATAGTCCTTTTGGTGCCTGTGCCTGTGATTTCCGATGTTATCTATGTATTATCCGGAATGAAAGTTCCTAAGGAAGAAATAGTTGCTACCGTCAGAGACTGGTTTAACCTGCCCGGCGTACTCCCTCTCGGCATCGAAGCCAGCGTAGTCCACACTTCCTTAGACCTGTTTTGGGGAAAGAACATTAAATGGTCAGATGCCCTGATCGCTGCCAGGATGTTGGAATGGGGCTACACAACCATATGCACTTTTGACCACCACTTCACCCGGATACCCGGGATTACCCGCGTTACTCCGTAG
- a CDS encoding AbrB/MazE/SpoVT family DNA-binding domain-containing protein, with protein MEVSKMVPVEYDAWATVTEKGQVTIPKPVRDYLGVPNGGKVRFRVRYDGVVVVERPTTAAQVIGRLQKYANTEKIVNAYELRENMESDRRKELGY; from the coding sequence ATGGAGGTAAGCAAAATGGTGCCGGTAGAGTATGATGCATGGGCTACTGTTACCGAAAAAGGACAAGTCACTATCCCCAAGCCAGTCCGCGACTATTTAGGTGTACCCAATGGCGGCAAAGTCCGCTTTCGGGTAAGATATGACGGTGTCGTTGTTGTTGAAAGGCCAACGACTGCCGCCCAAGTGATCGGACGGCTGCAAAAATACGCAAATACAGAAAAGATCGTTAATGCTTACGAACTGAGGGAGAACATGGAAAGTGACCGGCGTAAAGAACTTGGTTATTGA
- a CDS encoding phosphoenolpyruvate hydrolase family protein, translating into MFTRAEIIKKLRENITLHRPIIGVAVGSGFSAQQAAAGGADFLLVLNAGRFRAAGVSSLAALMPFANSNELVFDVGCKEILPRVKNTPVVFGVCATDPTTDHDSLIASIIKNGFHGVNNFPTVGLIDGVLRSALEAEGLGFDREVAFMARAVDAGLFTVAFVFDPLQAQKMARAGVDIVCAHLGFTAGGRTGIKSALPLEDGLKLAGEIFAAVDAENSRAIKMVYGGPIITPQEADFFYANTGAVGYIGGSAFERIPAETKIEEITGQFKSIATLQKENESLRRELRKKKNYDDIVGQSRIMQQMFEIVSKVADKDINVLVCGESGTGKELVVKAIHSNSPRFNQPFIKVNCAAIPETLLESELFGHEKGAFTGATRQRLGLFEMAHKGTLFLDEIGEMSLSVQAKLLRAIQQQEFQRVGGSKTIKVDVRIICATNMDLHNAVAQGRFREDLYYRLNVVTIRTPPLRSHKEDIPLLVNFFLGKIREKFKRDIRRLTPRALDALLAYDWPGNVRELEHTLESAAVLCDHDYIDIQDLPAHLHLADAVDATPRSKIIANARQNSAMLEQQLIAEALAKFAWHRGKAAAYLGITRRTLYNKIKKYGLEDGRSGQ; encoded by the coding sequence GTGTTTACGCGGGCGGAAATCATAAAGAAACTGCGGGAAAACATTACCTTGCACCGCCCCATTATCGGCGTGGCCGTTGGTTCGGGCTTTTCCGCCCAACAGGCGGCCGCCGGTGGCGCGGACTTTTTATTGGTACTCAACGCCGGCCGTTTCCGGGCGGCGGGGGTAAGCTCGCTGGCCGCCCTGATGCCATTTGCCAACAGCAATGAACTTGTCTTTGACGTCGGCTGCAAAGAAATCCTGCCGCGGGTCAAAAACACGCCCGTGGTTTTTGGTGTCTGCGCCACCGATCCTACGACCGACCATGACAGTCTAATAGCGAGCATAATTAAAAACGGTTTCCACGGCGTAAATAACTTTCCGACCGTCGGGCTGATCGATGGCGTACTCCGCAGCGCCCTTGAGGCGGAGGGTTTGGGATTTGACCGGGAAGTCGCGTTCATGGCTCGAGCCGTCGACGCCGGGTTATTTACGGTCGCGTTTGTATTTGACCCGCTGCAGGCGCAAAAAATGGCCCGCGCGGGCGTAGATATCGTATGCGCTCACCTGGGTTTTACGGCCGGCGGCCGGACCGGGATAAAAAGTGCGCTGCCGCTAGAGGACGGGCTAAAGCTCGCAGGCGAGATCTTCGCGGCGGTTGATGCCGAAAACAGCCGCGCGATCAAAATGGTATACGGCGGCCCGATAATAACGCCGCAGGAAGCCGACTTTTTCTATGCCAATACCGGCGCGGTCGGCTACATTGGCGGTTCGGCTTTTGAAAGGATACCGGCGGAAACCAAAATCGAGGAAATAACCGGCCAGTTCAAGAGCATTGCCACTTTGCAAAAAGAAAACGAGTCGCTACGGCGCGAACTGCGCAAGAAGAAGAATTACGACGACATTGTCGGGCAAAGCCGGATCATGCAGCAAATGTTTGAGATCGTCAGCAAAGTGGCGGACAAGGATATCAACGTGTTGGTGTGCGGCGAGAGCGGTACCGGCAAGGAACTGGTCGTGAAGGCGATTCACTCCAACAGTCCCCGTTTCAATCAACCGTTTATCAAAGTGAACTGCGCGGCCATCCCCGAAACATTGCTCGAAAGCGAGCTGTTCGGGCACGAAAAAGGCGCCTTTACCGGTGCCACTCGGCAAAGACTGGGCTTGTTCGAGATGGCCCATAAAGGAACGCTCTTCCTCGACGAAATTGGCGAGATGAGCCTTAGTGTTCAGGCCAAACTGTTGCGGGCGATCCAACAACAGGAGTTTCAACGGGTCGGCGGCAGCAAAACCATTAAGGTCGATGTTCGGATTATCTGCGCCACCAATATGGATCTGCATAATGCCGTGGCGCAGGGCAGATTTCGGGAAGACCTATACTACCGCCTGAATGTCGTTACCATCAGGACCCCGCCGCTGCGTAGCCATAAAGAAGATATTCCTTTGTTGGTAAACTTCTTTCTGGGCAAAATCCGCGAGAAATTCAAGCGCGATATCCGCCGGCTCACGCCCCGGGCGCTGGACGCGCTATTGGCTTACGATTGGCCCGGCAATGTACGGGAACTTGAGCATACCTTAGAGAGCGCCGCGGTTTTATGCGACCACGATTATATCGATATCCAGGATTTGCCGGCCCATCTGCACCTTGCCGACGCGGTCGACGCCACGCCGCGCAGCAAAATCATCGCCAACGCCAGGCAAAATTCGGCCATGCTCGAGCAGCAGCTCATTGCCGAAGCCCTGGCCAAATTCGCCTGGCATCGGGGAAAAGCAGCGGCATATCTGGGGATTACCCGGCGGACGCTGTACAATAAAATAAAAAAATATGGGCTGGAAGACGGTAGGAGCGGCCAATGA
- a CDS encoding Tm-1-like ATP-binding domain-containing protein yields the protein MDKSVLILGTLDTKGHEFKYLKDIIESTGVKTLVINAGIKGAPVFTPDISSAEVARAGGMELSELIARDDRGLAIDVMMKGAVNVVTGLYRQGKVAGIISLGGTAGTTIGTAAMQALPVGVPKVMVSTVASGDTRPYVGFKDITMMHSVVDISGINSLSRQILANAAFAVAGMAKGVVPPAKEKPLLGATMFGVTTPCVTKVREFFEARGYEVLVFHATGTGGRAMEGLIKDGYIKGVLDITTTEWADELVGGILNAGPERLEAAGKAGIPQVVSVGALDMVNFGPRDTVPAKFKHRKFYQHNPTVTLMRTTVEECARLGEIIAEKLNQTTGPTALFLPLKGVSLLDVEGKPFYGPEEDAALFAKLRENIDRGKVELIELDTHINDESFALAMAQKMLSMLEANK from the coding sequence ATGGACAAGAGCGTACTCATTCTGGGGACCCTTGACACGAAAGGCCATGAATTCAAGTACCTCAAGGACATCATCGAAAGCACCGGGGTAAAGACGTTGGTTATCAACGCCGGGATCAAGGGCGCACCCGTATTTACGCCCGACATTTCAAGCGCCGAAGTAGCCCGAGCCGGTGGCATGGAGCTGTCCGAGCTGATCGCCCGAGATGATCGCGGGTTGGCCATCGACGTCATGATGAAAGGCGCGGTCAACGTCGTGACCGGCCTTTACCGGCAAGGCAAAGTTGCCGGGATAATCAGCCTGGGTGGTACGGCCGGCACGACGATTGGGACGGCGGCCATGCAGGCGCTGCCGGTCGGGGTGCCCAAAGTGATGGTGTCCACGGTGGCATCCGGCGATACCCGTCCTTATGTCGGTTTTAAAGATATTACGATGATGCACTCGGTGGTCGATATTTCCGGTATCAACAGCTTGTCTCGCCAGATTTTGGCCAACGCCGCCTTCGCCGTAGCCGGCATGGCCAAGGGCGTGGTGCCGCCGGCGAAGGAAAAACCTTTGCTTGGCGCCACGATGTTTGGCGTCACTACGCCGTGCGTTACCAAAGTCAGGGAATTTTTCGAGGCGCGTGGCTACGAGGTGCTCGTTTTCCACGCTACCGGCACGGGCGGCCGGGCCATGGAAGGGCTGATCAAGGACGGCTATATAAAAGGCGTGCTCGATATTACCACCACCGAGTGGGCCGACGAGCTGGTCGGGGGGATATTGAATGCCGGGCCGGAGCGGTTGGAGGCCGCCGGTAAAGCCGGTATTCCGCAGGTCGTATCCGTCGGGGCGCTGGATATGGTAAATTTCGGGCCGCGCGACACAGTGCCCGCCAAGTTTAAACACCGCAAATTTTATCAGCACAATCCCACCGTCACCTTAATGCGGACTACCGTCGAGGAGTGTGCCAGGCTGGGCGAAATTATCGCCGAAAAATTAAACCAGACGACCGGCCCTACGGCGCTGTTTTTGCCGCTGAAAGGGGTCTCGCTGCTCGACGTGGAAGGCAAGCCCTTCTACGGGCCGGAGGAAGACGCCGCCTTGTTTGCCAAACTGCGGGAAAACATCGACCGCGGCAAGGTAGAACTTATTGAACTTGACACCCACATAAACGATGAAAGTTTTGCCTTGGCCATGGCGCAGAAAATGCTCAGCATGTTAGAGGCCAATAAATAG
- a CDS encoding phosphoenolpyruvate hydrolase family protein: MAIKREEILRRIKEQVAKGQPVIGAGAGTGISAKSAEAGGVDLIVIYNSGRYRMAGRGSLAGLMPYGDANAIVVEMASEVLPVVKNTPVLAGVCGTDPFRLMDVFLKQLKEMGFSGVQNFPTVGLCDGKFRQNLEETGMGYDLEVEMIAKAHALDLLTTPYVFSEDDARKMTAAGADILVAHMGLTTKGSIGAHTALTLDECVEKIQSIHDAAKEVNPGVLVMCHGGPIAEPEDAAYVLARTKGVIGFYGASSMERLPTEKAIAAQVRAFKEIKL; the protein is encoded by the coding sequence ATGGCAATTAAGCGTGAAGAAATTCTCAGGCGGATCAAGGAACAAGTCGCCAAGGGGCAGCCGGTGATCGGCGCGGGCGCCGGTACCGGTATCTCGGCAAAAAGCGCCGAGGCCGGCGGCGTCGACCTCATCGTCATCTATAACTCGGGTCGGTACCGCATGGCCGGCCGGGGCTCACTGGCCGGGCTCATGCCCTACGGGGACGCCAACGCCATTGTCGTGGAAATGGCCAGCGAGGTGTTGCCGGTGGTGAAAAATACGCCGGTTCTGGCCGGGGTTTGCGGCACCGACCCGTTCCGGCTGATGGATGTCTTTTTGAAACAACTAAAAGAAATGGGCTTTTCCGGTGTGCAGAACTTTCCGACGGTTGGGCTCTGTGACGGCAAGTTCCGGCAAAATCTTGAGGAAACCGGGATGGGCTATGACCTTGAGGTGGAAATGATCGCCAAAGCGCACGCTTTGGACCTGCTTACCACGCCATACGTGTTCTCTGAAGACGATGCCAGAAAAATGACGGCGGCCGGCGCCGACATTCTCGTTGCCCACATGGGGCTTACAACCAAGGGCAGCATTGGCGCCCACACCGCCCTGACGCTTGATGAGTGCGTCGAGAAGATCCAGTCCATTCATGACGCCGCCAAAGAAGTCAACCCCGGCGTTTTGGTCATGTGCCACGGCGGGCCGATCGCCGAACCGGAAGATGCCGCGTACGTTTTAGCCAGAACCAAAGGCGTTATCGGTTTTTACGGCGCCTCGAGCATGGAACGCCTACCGACCGAAAAGGCGATTGCCGCTCAGGTAAGGGCGTTTAAAGAAATCAAGCTTTAA
- a CDS encoding type II toxin-antitoxin system VapC family toxin — protein MAVAIARRLDRISTIALDTNCFIYFFEDNQYADILQVIFDKIQSGQLRGFASALTLTEVLTLPKGLKNYELENAYCLLLKKFPQSHFSRCQSCRRRPGR, from the coding sequence ATGGCAGTAGCTATCGCCCGCCGCTTAGACCGCATCAGTACCATAGCGCTTGACACCAATTGTTTCATTTATTTTTTTGAAGACAATCAATATGCCGATATATTGCAAGTCATCTTTGACAAAATACAGTCCGGACAATTGCGAGGGTTTGCATCCGCGTTGACGCTTACCGAAGTGCTAACCCTGCCGAAAGGCTTGAAAAACTATGAACTAGAAAACGCCTATTGTCTTTTGCTAAAAAAATTTCCCCAATCTCACTTTAGTAGATGTCAATCTTGCCGTCGCCGACCTGGCCGCTGA
- a CDS encoding AbrB/MazE/SpoVT family DNA-binding domain-containing protein, producing the protein MSYETKIGKKFQVVIPQAIRQKKNLKEGDAIIWDINEATGQITIMVKPQNFAQHIRGLGKEIWRQVDNDNYLEGERNSWQ; encoded by the coding sequence ATGTCCTACGAAACCAAGATTGGTAAAAAATTTCAAGTGGTAATTCCCCAAGCAATTCGCCAGAAGAAAAATCTCAAAGAAGGCGACGCCATAATCTGGGACATTAACGAAGCAACCGGTCAAATAACAATTATGGTCAAACCCCAAAACTTCGCCCAACATATCCGGGGATTAGGCAAAGAAATTTGGCGTCAAGTCGATAACGACAACTATCTCGAAGGTGAACGCAACTCATGGCAGTAG
- a CDS encoding nucleotide exchange factor GrpE: MNLLFWRKDKDDARHEQLAAQLTAIQDGLANLSERLAADADEWQEISDQLAKLARLQYKSSQEITGRLADVDQRLAALAAAQAETVVREETLQSLAWQRQYLVDILLQQLDELDRACAGLNGETGAAWRELLTTWAERLVAALEAVGLYELNVTGQTFDPAVANAVGSIRRRQPTQGTVPYEVAEVVRRGFRDGAGRVVRKAEVITYQEGE; encoded by the coding sequence ATGAATCTACTCTTTTGGCGTAAGGATAAAGACGATGCGCGGCACGAGCAGCTGGCGGCGCAGCTGACAGCGATCCAGGACGGCTTGGCCAACTTGAGCGAGCGGCTGGCGGCCGACGCGGACGAGTGGCAGGAAATAAGCGATCAGCTGGCCAAACTGGCCCGGCTGCAATATAAGTCAAGCCAGGAAATAACCGGCAGGCTGGCCGATGTGGACCAGCGCCTGGCGGCACTGGCGGCCGCCCAGGCCGAAACCGTGGTGCGGGAGGAAACATTACAGTCGCTTGCTTGGCAGCGGCAATACTTAGTTGATATATTATTGCAGCAACTTGACGAATTGGATCGGGCCTGCGCCGGACTAAACGGCGAGACAGGCGCTGCCTGGCGTGAGCTGCTGACGACCTGGGCCGAGCGGCTGGTGGCCGCGCTGGAGGCGGTCGGCCTTTATGAACTAAACGTTACCGGCCAAACATTCGACCCTGCGGTGGCGAACGCGGTCGGCAGCATTCGCCGCCGGCAGCCAACACAAGGCACCGTGCCATATGAAGTGGCCGAGGTGGTCAGGCGCGGTTTTCGGGACGGCGCCGGCCGAGTGGTGCGCAAGGCGGAAGTAATTACCTATCAGGAGGGGGAATGA
- a CDS encoding Hsp70 family protein yields MTNQARPIVGIDLGTTNSAVAYINNGKPEIIPSPHGQRIIPSVVMIGLDGKVHVGETARAAQIAMPDRVVAAVKRKMGSTEPVMMAGQAFLPQEISAMILRELKSYVDAKFGPGEKEAVITVPAYFTDEQRRATKQAGELAGFIVERIINEPTAAAMAFGLERLEEDKHILVYDLGGGTFDVSIVEMMSGVLEVKASAGNNHLGGEDFDWRLVGWLADKIRKAHGVDPMKDLRAKSLLKEQAERIKKELSTVDKVEIHLPLVTMKNDQPVGLSTTITKREFVALIDDLLAETIACVRQVLADAGLAPGDIHDVLLVGGSTRIPRVRELITEFFKKEPRCDIHPDEAVALGAAVQAGLKAGLLADSGMVVTDVAPFSLGVAVIGEYRGEMRSGVFHAIIPRNTTVPVTRTHRFYTAAPGQTEAEIEIYQGEHELVKHNHCLGKFRLKGIPPNWQESQPIDVTYRYNLNGILEVTAKCVTNNKEASLTVHDALERDSAQAFQQSLDKLRALYENAPAAADDVNDEFDDEDWLDDLDATDGDDDENDGEPAVRTCDQLKSEIGLMLIELEELGRTGDELTRRKLKKLEQKLVQASQGDDAAVLQQAIDEAIDALIDLKLREE; encoded by the coding sequence ATGACCAATCAGGCGCGCCCGATTGTGGGCATTGATCTTGGTACAACCAACTCGGCGGTCGCCTATATCAATAACGGCAAACCGGAGATTATCCCATCGCCGCATGGGCAGCGCATCATCCCCTCGGTAGTAATGATCGGCCTGGATGGCAAGGTGCATGTTGGCGAAACGGCCCGGGCGGCGCAGATCGCCATGCCTGACCGGGTCGTCGCCGCCGTCAAGCGCAAAATGGGTTCGACCGAGCCGGTCATGATGGCGGGCCAGGCGTTTTTGCCCCAGGAAATTTCGGCGATGATCTTACGCGAACTCAAAAGTTATGTCGATGCTAAATTCGGCCCCGGCGAAAAAGAGGCGGTCATCACCGTGCCGGCTTATTTTACCGACGAGCAGCGTCGGGCGACAAAGCAGGCCGGTGAACTGGCCGGCTTTATCGTCGAGCGGATTATTAATGAGCCGACGGCGGCGGCCATGGCATTTGGCCTGGAGCGGCTGGAGGAAGATAAGCACATCCTCGTGTATGACCTGGGCGGCGGCACGTTTGACGTGTCGATTGTGGAAATGATGAGCGGCGTTTTAGAGGTGAAGGCCTCGGCCGGCAACAACCATTTGGGCGGGGAAGATTTTGACTGGCGGCTGGTCGGCTGGCTGGCCGACAAAATCCGCAAAGCCCACGGCGTCGATCCCATGAAGGACCTGCGCGCCAAAAGCCTGCTCAAAGAGCAGGCCGAGCGCATCAAAAAAGAGCTGTCAACCGTCGACAAAGTCGAAATCCACCTGCCGCTGGTCACAATGAAAAACGACCAGCCGGTCGGGCTATCGACAACCATCACCAAACGCGAGTTTGTCGCCCTGATCGACGATCTGCTGGCGGAAACAATTGCCTGTGTGCGGCAGGTACTGGCCGATGCCGGCCTTGCTCCCGGCGACATTCACGACGTTCTGCTGGTCGGCGGTTCTACCCGTATCCCCAGGGTGCGGGAATTGATTACTGAATTTTTCAAAAAGGAGCCGCGCTGCGATATTCATCCGGACGAAGCCGTGGCGCTGGGGGCGGCCGTGCAGGCCGGGCTCAAGGCAGGGCTACTGGCCGACAGCGGCATGGTTGTCACCGATGTCGCGCCGTTCTCGCTAGGCGTCGCCGTTATTGGCGAGTACCGCGGCGAGATGCGAAGCGGCGTATTTCACGCGATCATTCCGCGCAACACGACCGTGCCGGTGACGCGGACCCACCGGTTTTACACCGCCGCGCCGGGCCAGACGGAAGCGGAGATTGAGATTTATCAGGGCGAGCATGAACTGGTTAAACATAACCATTGCCTTGGCAAGTTCAGGCTGAAGGGAATTCCACCCAACTGGCAGGAGAGCCAGCCCATCGACGTGACTTATCGCTACAACCTTAACGGCATCTTGGAAGTCACGGCCAAATGCGTGACCAACAATAAGGAAGCCAGCCTGACCGTGCATGATGCCTTGGAGCGGGATTCCGCGCAGGCGTTTCAGCAGAGTTTGGACAAGCTGCGGGCGCTGTATGAAAATGCACCGGCGGCTGCGGACGACGTGAACGACGAATTTGATGATGAGGACTGGCTGGACGATCTCGACGCTACGGATGGCGACGACGATGAAAATGACGGCGAGCCCGCGGTACGTACGTGCGACCAGTTGAAAAGCGAAATCGGGCTGATGCTTATCGAACTGGAGGAGCTCGGCCGCACCGGCGACGAACTGACGCGGCGCAAACTCAAGAAACTGGAGCAAAAACTGGTGCAGGCCAGTCAAGGCGATGATGCGGCGGTGCTACAGCAGGCGATTGACGAGGCGATAGATGCGCTCATTGACCTCAAACTGCGGGAGGAATAG
- a CDS encoding J domain-containing protein, with product MAKQESLFFDELAGADEPAEQSGQAKTKAAGRPRRRRKKANREVEDYYALLGVDAAADMPALKRAYIAKTKEFPPETHPEEFQKIRVAYDVLRDPERRKEYDILRQYGETVEDLLREATSKPTINRNTINLLKRAVDIDPDNRKARSALAFAYFATDRPQEAYGQFYHMRRRARPDELPKLWCDLVAMLVQTNRTAEALAEAKRFLATYPRAAAAAWDTLLEAYELAGREQELLADIEQLIRELTEPVVEDIALYSAWLSLAEALDQPAKAAKAEGAARKFIKSFGDATARSYIVDYLRQEYQDFYDNTDFAIAKRLVDLALVADKNNAELKQLSQRLQLLSGIGKEFERASSDDRLFSPVILDAMRWFHEEFDLLTDFKDSLLTMASEQYLSDTPMFNELYAAGIVYLKKKYPCLYRYYQERWQELFKQKTAGLNRDERRSLRL from the coding sequence ATGGCGAAGCAGGAAAGCCTTTTCTTTGACGAACTTGCCGGTGCCGACGAGCCGGCCGAACAAAGCGGGCAGGCAAAGACGAAGGCCGCAGGCCGGCCGCGCCGGCGCCGTAAGAAAGCCAACCGCGAGGTCGAGGACTACTACGCGCTGCTTGGCGTTGACGCCGCTGCCGACATGCCGGCGCTCAAACGCGCCTACATTGCCAAAACCAAAGAATTTCCGCCGGAAACCCATCCGGAAGAGTTTCAGAAAATTCGTGTAGCATATGACGTTTTACGCGATCCGGAGCGGCGCAAAGAGTACGATATCCTGCGCCAATACGGGGAAACGGTGGAGGATTTGCTGCGGGAGGCGACCAGTAAGCCGACAATTAACCGCAATACCATTAATCTGCTCAAACGGGCGGTGGACATTGACCCGGACAATCGCAAAGCCCGCTCGGCCTTGGCGTTTGCCTATTTTGCGACCGACCGGCCCCAGGAAGCGTACGGACAATTCTACCATATGCGCCGCCGCGCCCGTCCGGACGAATTGCCCAAGTTATGGTGCGATCTAGTTGCCATGCTGGTGCAGACCAATCGGACGGCGGAAGCGCTGGCCGAAGCCAAGCGGTTTCTTGCCACCTATCCCCGGGCGGCGGCCGCGGCCTGGGATACGCTATTGGAGGCGTATGAGCTGGCGGGACGGGAACAAGAACTGCTGGCCGATATTGAACAATTAATCCGGGAACTAACGGAGCCGGTGGTGGAGGATATTGCCTTGTACAGCGCCTGGCTTAGTCTAGCGGAGGCGCTTGACCAACCGGCGAAAGCGGCCAAGGCGGAAGGGGCCGCGCGCAAGTTTATCAAGTCGTTTGGCGACGCGACGGCGCGGAGCTATATTGTTGATTACCTGCGGCAGGAATACCAGGATTTTTATGACAACACCGACTTCGCTATTGCCAAGCGATTGGTCGATTTGGCGCTGGTTGCCGACAAGAACAATGCGGAACTCAAGCAATTGTCGCAGCGCCTGCAGCTTCTCAGCGGCATAGGCAAGGAATTCGAGCGGGCCAGCAGCGACGACCGGCTGTTTTCGCCGGTTATATTGGACGCAATGCGCTGGTTTCATGAAGAATTCGATCTTTTAACAGATTTTAAGGATTCTCTATTAACAATGGCGAGCGAACAATATCTGTCCGATACGCCTATGTTTAATGAACTTTACGCCGCCGGGATCGTGTATCTAAAGAAAAAGTATCCATGTTTATACCGCTACTATCAAGAGCGGTGGCAAGAACTCTTTAAACAAAAAACCGCCGGCTTAAACCGCGACGAACGGCGCAGCCTGCGGCTTTAG
- a CDS encoding type II toxin-antitoxin system PemK/MazF family toxin, which produces MGRFVKGDVVVVPFPFSDLTQAKRRPALVVASLKGDDLILCQITSQNVSDDYAIAFTDQDMRDGKLNRSSNIRPNRLFTADHNIILYRIGSLTRSKMREVVERIINIIKSEK; this is translated from the coding sequence ATGGGCCGATTTGTAAAAGGTGATGTAGTTGTCGTCCCCTTCCCCTTTTCCGATTTAACTCAGGCAAAACGTCGGCCTGCATTGGTAGTCGCTTCGCTTAAAGGTGATGATTTAATCCTATGTCAAATTACCAGTCAGAATGTTAGCGATGATTATGCCATAGCTTTTACCGATCAAGACATGCGCGATGGCAAACTTAACAGAAGCAGCAATATCAGGCCAAACCGTTTATTTACCGCTGATCATAATATTATTTTATATCGTATTGGCTCATTAACGCGTTCTAAAATGCGGGAAGTAGTCGAGCGAATTATCAACATTATAAAGTCTGAGAAATGA
- a CDS encoding DUF2281 domain-containing protein, translating into MLHKEILLKELENVSEPILAEVLDFIRFLKAKTAQEKFSSALLSESVLAKDWLRQEEDDAWADL; encoded by the coding sequence ATGCTGCATAAAGAAATTTTACTTAAGGAATTAGAAAATGTGTCTGAACCAATTCTAGCCGAAGTATTGGATTTTATCCGTTTCCTAAAGGCAAAAACTGCCCAAGAAAAGTTTTCTTCAGCCCTGTTAAGCGAGAGTGTTTTGGCAAAAGATTGGCTACGGCAAGAGGAAGATGACGCATGGGCCGATTTGTAA
- a CDS encoding nucleotidyltransferase substrate binding protein — MYRTDSADIRWRQRYQNFAKAVAQLTEFVEKDELNKFEVQGLIQCFEYTFELAWKTAKDYLEAQGFVVKSPRQALQTAFQAGLIADGHTWIDALEKRKLMAHTYNEGLAREAEGLIRAKYYPVIKALYHELARLYNG; from the coding sequence ATGTACCGTACCGATTCAGCCGATATCCGTTGGAGGCAGCGGTATCAGAATTTTGCCAAAGCGGTCGCCCAGCTGACCGAGTTCGTCGAAAAGGATGAACTGAACAAGTTTGAAGTACAAGGCCTGATCCAGTGTTTTGAGTATACCTTTGAACTTGCCTGGAAAACGGCGAAAGATTATTTGGAAGCTCAGGGATTTGTGGTAAAAAGTCCCCGGCAGGCGCTTCAAACGGCTTTCCAGGCAGGGCTTATTGCCGACGGTCACACTTGGATTGATGCTCTTGAAAAGCGCAAGCTGATGGCCCATACGTATAATGAAGGTTTGGCGAGAGAAGCTGAAGGCCTAATTCGCGCAAAATATTATCCGGTTATAAAAGCGCTTTACCATGAATTGGCGAGGTTATATAATGGCTGA